GGTTAAACCAATAAACAGATCAATGGGaaagtgatgggggggggggctagacagAGCTCTCGTCTGGCAGCTGGGGGTCCATTTGTGTGTGCTTCCTCTTCTCTAGGATGCGGTTGAGCTCTTCGGTGAACGAGTGGTAGAGGGGAGACGTGCTCCCCTCGGGGTCCGCCGTCTGCCTCAGCAGCACGTAACTGTTGCCGTTCATCTTGCGAAGGACACTGGGTAATGTCGCCGACATCCCGTTGGCGTACTCTGACGATGCGTACGCCGAGGAGGGCAGGGGCGGCGGCATTGGGAGAGGCGGGGCGGGAGGGGCCGGCGACTTCCCCGGAGACCCTCCCCCGGGCACAATCTGAAGGAAGCCGTCGCACACGTCTTCCACGTTAGAAGCCGACAGGGAGCGCCGTCCTCGCTTGCTGTCCTGCCTGCCGTTGCAGTGGATGGACATGGTCTTGAGCTCCAGATGGGAATGGGAGCTCTTCTTCCTCTCGGCTGCGGCCCCTGACTCGGGCAGCCCCTCCTGGGAGTACTTGCGGCCCTGGTAGGGCGCTCGTTTGCAGAAGCTGACGTAGAGCAACACTATGGTCAGCACCAGGCACAGCCCGCCCAGCACAGCCACCAGGGAGATATACATGGCCTCCATGTGCCTGTAGGTCTGGAACTCGGGTCCAAAGGGGAGGGGAGCAGGTGGGGAGGGCAGGGGCTGCTCGGTGGGGCTGCTGGGAGTAAGAGAAGGGCTTGGTGGGGCGGTAGTGGCGGTAGTGGCGGTGGTTGATAAAGTGTTCGTCGTGACTGTTGGCCCCACAGGGAAGGGCAGGTCAGGGTGCACCTTCACCGTGTACAGCCTCACTGGCACCCACACGTCGTTCTCCACGGCGTAGCAGTGGTAGTCTCCACTCTGGTCGGCCCGGGCGCCTATGAGGAGCAGGCCGTCGGTGCCCACGCGGTGGCCCGAGTCGAGGTCATAGCCCTGGAGCTCGTGCCCATCCAGGGTCCAGTGCGGCGTGGCCAGGTTGGAGTGCAGCTCGCACTGGAGGAGGATGTCGTCCCCAGACATCACCGTACGCCTGCGGTGGACTactgattgagagagagagagagtaggagagagagatgaatacagaAACAGATGTAAAGAAATGGCAGGTCATATTATCAAAGCAGAGCTAGCAGGACATATTAACCTTTCAGCGTCACTTCTCATCTTTATTCGTAGTAAGCTTCTGAAAGCGGACAGAACCCCGCAATGCAGACAGCTCGATCATCTGACCTCTAATTTAATGTAAGAGGAACTGATTAAAGTGAGTGGAGCAGCCCGGGGGAGTAGTAACAGCACTGCACACCTAATGAAATCCCTTAATGGCCTTTAAATGGTTTGGGTTTGCGGGTAAAAGAGCCACATGTCGGAATATATTAATGCTGTGATATCCCTTAAAAtagaacttgtgtgtgtgtgaatgtacgATGCATGTGTTTGAGAGCGATGAACACACACGTGGTGTGTgagtgtatggtgtgtgtgtgtgtgcttagtacataccagctcctgTGCTGTTGTCACAGCCTCTGTTGCCTTTCTGTATATCCTGGGTTAGATTGGAGCTGAATAGGAGCCAGAAGAATGTTAGTTCTCATTTATGCTTCCAGGGCAGTGGGcacccacacatactgtacacacagaccAAGTAGGAATGCAGAAACGGTATAACATTTGAACAGGAGTCATTACATATTACTCATTGAAGTACACATAAAATAGGATGTTGGGTTGTGTATTTAAGTAATCAAACAATCCACCCATTTTATAGAGGTACCTCACGGTGCGTTCAGTTAAAGTCAATAAAAGAAATTAAACAACAAAAACATTCTAAGCAGAGCCTATTGAAATATGACAGCAGTTGATCTGCAAGGTTTCTTTCAATTGGAATGAAACTCTCTCAAACTAACGCGGTGCTCAAAGCACAGCAACAAATCCACAGGAAAACCACAGAGGAGTCTGATGTGTCTGCAGCAGCAATGAAGATTAAAATGTCTGACGCTCACTCATGCAGAGTAAATGAATCCAGACACAAAACAGTCCCCAGCCTCACTCACTGGTGttcccacgtgtgtgtgtgtgtgtgtgtgtgtgtgtgtgtgtgtgtgtgtgtgtgtgtgtgtgtgtgtgtgtgtgtgtgtgtgtgtgtgtgtgtgtgtgtgtgtgtacgcatgcgtgtacacgtgcgtgtgtgtgcctgccctCACCTGTTTGTGCGTGAGGATATTTCCACACACAGCGTCCCGTCCCAGCCACAGTAGGGGTCCCGGGCAAACACACAGTCGAAACAGGACGTGTAGCGCTGGCAGGAGGACAAGGGGACCTGGAGCACTGCAGAGTTGGAGCCCACATAGACACTTCCCTGTTGGACGAGAGCTCATGTTTCATGACTATTTGGTAACAATTTACTTATAACTGGCAGGCACAATGCTTTAAAACGTAGCATGTGCATGTATGAGCAACATATAGTACCTGTGTCTGGGAGATGACCATGCTGTCTACAGGCTGAGGGTTCTCAAAAAGCTGCAGCTCCTCTATGATGTGcatttgacctctgacctccacAGCCCTGTGCAGCCAGCCCTCATCTGCAGGAaaaataagagcgtctgctaaatgacttaaatgtaaatgtaaatgtaaaaaacacagACATATAATGTTCATCCAACGTTTATATAACGTTCAAATAACATTCATATGATATAACATTGATATAACTGTCATATAACATTCATGTAACGTTCATTCAAGAAAAAATATGTATTACGCATTACACATCTAGCCAGACTCACCAGTTCCCAAGAAGAGCACGGTGTAGACGTGTCCGTCCAGAGCTGCCACCCGGTGCACGGCCATCTTGACGTAATTGACACTTCTCTTGAATAGTAGGGGTCGCCCTCCTATGGGGTGGACCTGTGTAGACATCAGGGGGTGGCGCCTCGCAAAGGCCAACACGTTGTCTGGGAGGTCACGGGACGAGTTGATGCCCTGGGACCGGTGTATGTTTGTGATACACTGGAGGGAGAgaaggcagtgagagagagagaggggcaggagagggaaagagagagcagtCAATACAGATCAgaagagagtgagtgagacagaAATAGACAAGGGCTCACCTCAACAGCATTAAGGGGCTTCCTCTTCTACACCCGCATATTAAAGAACTAGTCAGGTGACAGCCAAGTCTAAGTACTGCTTTCACTTATTCAGTCTTTTCAGATGAAGGAAAGAAGACGAGGAAAGGAGGACACTGTGTAGAGAGTATTGAGATTGATCCAAGGTGGTAAGGAACGGGGGAAAGGGGAGGAATAGGTGATTGAGGGGTATTCCTAGAGACTTACCGAGCCAGGTCTTGGTACCGGAACCTTCCCTCTATATTCCCTCCATTTGGAATCCTGCACCTCCATGTAAGGCCCCTCGAAGGCCCTCTGAATATCTGTGAAGGAGTACTGGCACACCGCAGACACCTTGACATTTTTCCTGAGAGAAAAAAATGCCCCAAGACACAGAAGAAAAGTCAGAGAATAATAATTCTACGTTATATAAAACATTGAAGCTTGTTCTTGGAAAGTAACTGCCACCGGCCACCCAAAACTAATTTCAAACACATCAGCGATCCACTCACCGAGAGAGAAAATGTCAATAGACTTGGTAAGGTTTTAGTAGATAATTCACTGAAAGCTGTAGTGGGTGGGAAGCAGTGATGGAAGCAGTGATGTAAAGTCACACTCAAGTGTGACAACTGagtattttttccaccactggtgggAAGGAAAGTGGGGGTTTGGTTTTGGGTAACAGTAATCTTTTCCTTGTTCTCTCCTTCCCTTTGTTTTCAACAGGGATATGGAGAGTTGAGACCACGTCATTGACAGGGGTAAGCTCTTGTCTTACTGTATATCAGCACTAAGCTTATGCTTTATTCGTATTCAATGTGCAGTTGAGTCATGTACTCGCAACTGTGTTGGCATAAGTCTTACTACCTGGGACTACACGCTTGGGTGAAAGACTGACTGGATGGCCGCATCTAAAACGATACCCGATTTCCTACAGTACCTTATTTCCACTAGAGACAAATAGTCTGGTCAAGGTCAGGTGTCATTTGGAACACACACTCTAAGCCACATGACATGGCTCTGTTGGGGAGTACCTAGGAAAGAAAGAGTCGTTTTGTCCTGTGTATGTGCTAGTAGATGGGAACCAGGTGAAATAACTGTCAAATGCTCCTAGCCTGCAGGTAGGATTAGCCTGTGTGAGtcactgtaaagcctattgtgTGTCCTCCTCAGCCCGCACAACCAATCCAGGACTTCTTCTGGTGTCTGCCCAGAGTAATACAGTGTTGCCCAAGGGCTTACTCACTCAGGTCACACACATGGTGATGGGTGTAACTCACAAAGGtgcacctttgtgtgtgtgtgtgtgtgtgtgtgtgtgtgtgtgtgtgtgtgtgtgtgtgtgtgtgtgtgtgtgtgtgtgtgtgagtgagtgagtgagtgagtgagtgagtgagtgagtgagtgagtgagtgagtgagtgagtgagtgagtgagtgagtgagagagagagagagagagagagagagagagagagagagagagagagagagagagagagagagagagagagagagagagagagagagagagagagagagagagagagagagagagagagagagagagagagagagagagagagagagagagagagagagagagagagagagagagagagagagagagagagagaatctctgATACTGACAGGGTCTTTGATATGCTCCTACTGCAGCCCCAATGTCAGCCTCTCTCACTCCCCATCATTCTCTATCAGCCTAGAATCTCCCATCCGATAACCCCAACAAACTACTATATACTTACACTGTCAACAGACCACAAATCTCTGCATACAAAGTGGTGAGTGCATGACTACACAACAGTATAAAGCCAGTTGACAATTATCCAGTCCCCTGTATGGTAGACAAcacaataggctttacagtgaGTCCATTGCTCCATTCTCTTACCATTCCAGGCCAAAGATCCCGTAGAAGACGGTGCTGTGTACGTCTGGGCCCTCCAGTACGAAGACGCTACGCAGCACATTCAGGTGGAGCTCGTAGTCAGGAACGGAGCACACCAGTCTAGCCTTCAGGAAGGACGTCCACTTCCTCTGCAAGGTCCTCTGGCCGCCCCAGTCACCCtggaagggagggggagaaagggagcgATGGACAGaacatcagtcacacacacagatacacactcatacagtaacacacacacacacacacaaaacacacatacacacacacacagagatacacacgcatacagtaacacacacacacacacacacaggtttactCATGATCATACGTACACATACCACAAACTcatccacatactgtatacacacacacagaggcagacacacagacccacacgcACCCccttacacgcacacacacacacacacacacacacacacacacacacacacacacacacacacacacacacacacacacacacacacacacacacacacacacacacacacacacacacacacacacacttattcacaACCCCACCTAGAAGCAGTACTGAGCACCATTGAATGAGAGTGTTCAGTTGAGGCTCACAGTGTGCCTGGAACACATTTACTCCAATTGCATTtcaggcagcagcagcagaggaGGCGCTCGGAGGAGAAGAAGCCTGAATAGAGTGATTTAGCACACCTCATTTAGACAAGAGACTTCTCCCCTCTTTGTATGGCAGGGTTTTAATACACCCGTCGCTCTTCATTTCTGTCTTTCATagacctctatcatctctctACCCAGCCTCAGTACTGTATCCGCCGCAAAACACTGTAGTCACAGTAAACAAAGTaaccaaaacaaacacaaaacagcaCACATTACTCATACATAAAAAGGGCTGATCCATCGAGAACAATAGCGTTGTTCTCAATGCAAAAAAAAGAGAAGATTAAGCAGAGAAATACACCGGCACTGAAGGTTAATCTTCTCCCTAGTGAATTAGACCCCTGGTGAGAGTTGGCAACCAGCTCTGGGCAGAGAGACAAGATGCCCGCCATCCAAAAGTAGGCACAAGCAGCCGGTATAGAAGACTAAAGATATTTGGGTTGTGATGATGTTGGTTGTGGTGATGTTAACAATAGCCTGTCAGGTGAATTGTAATGCACACGCTCTGTGGCTAATCATCTTGTCACTTCATAATCTGTTAACAGACACAAGGACCCTAGCACAGCACCCTGAGGATATGCCTATGTGAAAATAAATTGTGGAGGAAGTGGACCAGTGCCAAGTGGTGCACATTTTCATTCTAGCCCAGCAGTAGCACACCTGATCAACTTATTAACTAACCAAGCCCTTGGTTCAGGTGTGTTACTACTTGGCAACGGTCTAAAACGAGTGGTAGAAGCCATGCAGGGGCTATGGCTAAGAGCTATATAGCCTGATAGCCATGTAGGGCCACCTTAAGCATGGATGCCACATCTGGCATCTGGATGGCTGTGCAATGGATTGCACACCGTAGATGTGGGTTGCCGATGAAAAGAAGGTTGGGGATTGGCTGAGAAGCAGACCGACCAGTGGCACGCCTCCAGTTGTCTCTGGCTAGCAACTTATGGGAATTCTGTGTCTGGGGATCTGTCGCCGCTGCAACTGTCATCATCATGGGTGACTGCCACTGTGCCGAGTCGCCACCCCCCAGACTGACATCTGCGTGGTCTGCTGTGGCCCAGTTATGGCTGGATCCATCACATTctacccctccaccaccaccactaccacaaagTGGGCACAGGCAGCAGACTTGACCCCATTCCCAGAAAGCTGCATTTTTGAAATAGGGAGACTGCAAGCATGAAGATTACAGTTACACCAGGCACAGCCAAAGAgaaaggaggaggtggaggagtgaAACAACCATTTTCTGTATCTCCAGGAGTGGTTTCTGGGCACAGTGTCTGGAGAGAGACGCTGATCTCCAGTAAAAttaggtaggagggagagagtggggggagggagcgagaggagagagaaagtggggagagaaagagagtctaCCACTGCAGCGGGGGTTGGGTGGGCTTCTACCCTGCCTGGCAACAGTGGCACACTGTGAAGCCCTTCAGAAAGCAGCCAAGATGTGAGGAGAACAATAATCAACCTGAAGTTCACTCAGTGGGTGAGAGCACAATGTGAATGAAAAACACAGGCAACTCCAAGAGCAAGCTCGCTACTCCTCTCCTCAGAACTGAAAACAAGAAGTACACTAAATTAATCCAATATAAGGTTGCCAACCCTCCAGGTTTGGCCTGGAGTTTTGGTGAGAAGGGAAGCTATTCCGGGAGAATGCTGGTAGAGGGCGAAAtcggaggacgggctcatagtaatggctggttTCCTTGTGTTTGAtctattcattccattccagccattgagCCTGTCCTCTAGGGCAACCCCAAATTACATAACACCTGTCCCCCTCCAGGCCTACCTTGCAGACGCGGGCAACCCGTGCCACCCTGGtctggctggggtaggccatctGCTCCTGGCTCCTCTCCGTGAAGAAGAAGTAGATCTTGTCGTCGTCGCCGATCGAGCTGTTGACACTCTCCTTCAGCAGCGCCGAGCCCACAAAGTCCGCCTCTGCTCATACAATAGCAACACACCATCATTCTGTGTATATTCTGTCCAACTTCGGACAAAGCACATACTATGGAGAGATTCATGTTAACGACAACCTGCTACCATGCCACCAACTCCTATAGAGATAATGTAGGCTGAAAGCAAGGATGACCACAGTATATAAATTGAAGAATGCTAAAGTGAAGGAAGATCTTATATTATGAAGGAATGGATATTAAATGACCTATGTTTTCAACCAGTACTTCGTACCAGACCtggtttcaaatactatttacTGTATTTGAATTACGTTTAAATACATTTAGAAACAAttccactacatgaccaaaagtatgtggacccctgcttgtcgaacatctcattccaaaatcatgggcagtaatatggagttggtgcccCCTTTGCtggtataacagcctccactcttctgggaagactttccactagatgttggaacattgctgaaggggacttgcttccattcagccacaagagcattggtgaggtcgggtactgatgttgggcgattaggcctggctcacagtcagctttccaattcatcccataggtgttcgatggagttgaggccagtcaagttcttccacaccgatctcgacaaaccatttctgtatggaccttgcttcgTGCACCGGGGCAATGTCATgcggaaacaggaaagggccttccccaaactgttgccacaaagttggaagcacataatcgtctagaatgtcattgtgtcctgtatcattaagatttcccttcactgtaactaaggggcctagcccgaaccatgaaaaacaacaccagaccattattcctctaccaccaaacgttacagttggcattatgcatatCGGCAGGTAGCGTACTCCTGgtattcgccaaacccagattcgtccgtcggactcccagatggtgaagcgcgattcatcactccagagaatgctttaccactgctccagagtccattggcggcaatctttacaccactccagccgatgcttggcattgcgcatggtgatcttaggcttgtgtgcggctgctcggccatggaaacccatttcatgaagctcccgactaataGTTTTTGGTAGTGAGTGCTTCAACCGAGGACATATGATTTTTACGAGCTTCAACACTCGGCGGTTCCATtcggtgagcttgtgtggcctactactttgcggctgagccgttgttgctcttagatgtttccacttcacaataacagcacttacagttgaccggggcagctctagcagggcagaaatttgacacgctgacttgttggaaaggtggcatcctatgatggtgccatgttgaaagtcactgagctcttcagtaaggccattctagtgatatgtttgtctatgg
This genomic stretch from Salvelinus namaycush isolate Seneca chromosome 4, SaNama_1.0, whole genome shotgun sequence harbors:
- the LOC120046227 gene encoding semaphorin-4G-like, whose amino-acid sequence is MEGHVTLLPPLLLLLCSLSGVWGFPFGPVLDMDVNPRTTVFSQGLLGCQRFSSPSQNYSTLLLEEDNGVLYVGARGALYALDTTNISTPGNLTIDWEASAEQMKQCLNKGKDNQTECYNHIRILQRYNETHLYVCGTHAFRPLCAYIDVERFSFSSGFEEGRDRCPYDPAKGYTSLLVDGEMFSASQYEFRSSPDVRRNFPFPTLRTEEAPTRWLLEADFVGSALLKESVNSSIGDDDKIYFFFTERSQEQMAYPSQTRVARVARVCKGDWGGQRTLQRKWTSFLKARLVCSVPDYELHLNVLRSVFVLEGPDVHSTVFYGIFGLEWKNVKVSAVCQYSFTDIQRAFEGPYMEVQDSKWREYRGKVPVPRPGSCITNIHRSQGINSSRDLPDNVLAFARRHPLMSTQVHPIGGRPLLFKRSVNYVKMAVHRVAALDGHVYTVLFLGTDEGWLHRAVEVRGQMHIIEELQLFENPQPVDSMVISQTQGSVYVGSNSAVLQVPLSSCQRYTSCFDCVFARDPYCGWDGTLCVEISSRTNSSNLTQDIQKGNRGCDNSTGAVVHRRRTVMSGDDILLQCELHSNLATPHWTLDGHELQGYDLDSGHRVGTDGLLLIGARADQSGDYHCYAVENDVWVPVRLYTVKVHPDLPFPVGPTVTTNTLSTTATTATTAPPSPSLTPSSPTEQPLPSPPAPLPFGPEFQTYRHMEAMYISLVAVLGGLCLVLTIVLLYVSFCKRAPYQGRKYSQEGLPESGAAAERKKSSHSHLELKTMSIHCNGRQDSKRGRRSLSASNVEDVCDGFLQIVPGGGSPGKSPAPPAPPLPMPPPLPSSAYASSEYANGMSATLPSVLRKMNGNSYVLLRQTADPEGSTSPLYHSFTEELNRILEKRKHTQMDPQLPDESSV